ATATGATAGTGTGAGAAAAATAATCAGGTTTGACCGGATGTTATTTTCATCTGCGATATATCCCTGTGATTATGGCTTTATTCCAAATACTCTCTCTCTTGACGGAGACCCCCTTGATGCATTGGTTCTTGTATGGGAATCAACATTTCCTGGCTGTCTTATAGAAGTCATACCTATTGGTGTCTTTTTAATGAAAGATGAAAAAGGTCCGGATGAAAAGATACTTTGTGTTCCCTTAAAAGATCCTTTCTGGAATTACATAAAAACAATGTCTGAAGTTCCTCCGCATCTATTAAAAGAAATCGAAAACTTTTTTACAATTTATAAAGAGCTTGAGAATAAAGAAGTTGAAATATTGGGCTGGCAAGATGAAGCAGCGGCAATAAAAATCATTAAAGAATCAAAAGACAAATTTAAACAACTTTTTTAGATGGGGATGACCTAAATCATAATGGATGGAGCGAAAAAAGGCCGGTGTGACTGTGACCTGACCCCAATAAACCGGCCCGGTTTCTATGTTAGAATCGATAAGCCTGTACTTAAACACCAATTGCACCGGCTCATAGAAGAGGTCTTGGGCAGACATCCTCAGAAGTGAATTGCGTGCCGCTTAGTATCCATATAATAAATGGTTTTGTCGTAAACGCTCTATGCTTGGCTTGTAGTCAACGCCTTGATGATAAAGAAGCTATAAACAATTTCAAATACCTAATCTACACATTTTGTTCCTGCTGGGATTTATTGATTACCATATTATAAGGTACGCTTAAGGTGCGCTTCTCTGAGTTTCAGAAAGCACCTGTTTTTTGTGGTAGAAATTATCGATCCGACTCGTGCTCATAGTTTTCTGAAATGTTGTTTTTGTTATATTTTTTTAATATGCAACGTTACAAACGGTATTAAGTAATTCTGTAAAATAGGATTTTCACTTGTAAATTAATTAAAATTAAAGGAGAATTAAGAAAAGCCTGTTTGCGGCTCGCATCCTTTGGGGGAAATGGGGTCTTATCTTTATGAAAAAAGAAACTCTTTACATCGCTCTTGTAAACATTTTTATCGGAATGTGTGTTTCTTTCCTGCTAAAGGGCAGCACCCTCGCCGTCGTTCTCATCGTCATCGCGATCGGCACGATCATTTTTATAGAACGAAAATGGATTTACGAAAACGTCTTCAGAAGGAAGAAACGGTATGCTGCGGTGGGATATTCCTTCCTAGCCGCCCTGATGATGGTTTTTCTAACTTTTATCACCTTACCGAGCCGCGATACATCCCACATTATCAAGCTGGTGAACGGGTTTTTGGAGGATGTCACGGCGGGTAATTATCCGGGCGCTTACGAACAACTTTCCGAGGTGTCTAAAAAAGTATATACCCTGAAGGATTTTACCAACGATCATGTGGAAAATCGCATCAAGGTCCAGAATTTCAGAATCGATGAGGTCATCTTTAACAAGTATGACAAAAAGAAAGCCGTGGCGGTGGTCTCAAGCCCCTTCACACTCTATGATCGCGAAACGCTGAACCTGGAGATGATCAAGGAAGAGGAGGGGTGGCGGATCGTTTTCAGCAGGACCATTTTCCACCCCAACGGCTCCGGCCAGGGGAAAAGTAAAAACAAGGGGGACCCCGTCACCAATTTCTTCAGGAAGCTCTTTCGATGAAACCTTCTCAATTTTTTGTGGTATAAATTCTTAAGTCTGACCCCCGCTTGCTTGCTTCTTCTTCGCAGTATTACAGTTACGAGATTTGTATAAAAAGTTTGACACTCCCCGGTGTCCGTTTTATAATTACTCAAAAGGGGGCTAAGTATAGGTAATAACATAAAAATACTTGTTACAGAAAATGACCCCGAACTCCTCATCCTGACCGCCATGGCCCTCAGGAGAGCGGGGCATGAAGTCCTGGAGGCATCTACGGGGGAGGAATGCCTCGAGAAAACCCGCGCCAATCGTCCTGATGTGGTCATGCTGGATGTGGCGCTCCCCGATATCTCCGGCATTGAGGCATGCAGGCAGATTAAGGAAAGCGTTGGCTTCAAGGATATTCTTGTAATCCTCACCTCTGACACCCATATCTCATCCGAACACCAGGCGAACGGGCTCAATATTGGGGCCGATGGTCTCATAGTAAAGCCCATTTCCGACAAGGAGCTCATTGCACGGGTACAGTCAATGGTACGGATCAAGATGGCAGAGGAAGCGTTTAAGGCTTCCGAGACTCGTTACCGGAGGCTCTTTGAAACAGCCCAGGACGGAATCTTGATCATCAATGAAGAGACGGGGCAGATAGATGATGTTAACCCATTCCTGATAGACATGTTGGGCTATACCTATGAAGAGTTTATGGGAAAGAAGCTCTGGGAGATAGGGGCCTTCAAAAACACCGGGGCAAGCAAAGCTGCCCTTACCGAGTTGCAGCATAAAGGGTATGTCCGTTATGAAGATTTACCGCTTACAGCAAAAGACGGACGGGAGATCGATGTAGAATTTGTCAGTAACGTGTACACGGTAAACCACCAAAAGGTCATCCAGTGCAATATCCGCGACATCACAATCAAAAGAGTAGCCGAGAAAGAACTCCGGAGGAGCCAGAAGCTTTTCCACACAATCGCACGGGTGTCTCCGGTGGGACTATTCCTTACTGACAGTGAAGGACAGTGTGTCTACGTAAATGAATACTGGTCTGAAATTACCGGCCTATCGCCCGACGAGACATATGGAGAAGGGTGGGCAAAGGCACTGTTCCCCGCGGACAAAGAAAGGGTCTTGAACGAATGGTATCAGGCGGTCCAAAGGGATCTGCCTTTCGAATCAGAATTTCGCTTCCAGCAGCAGGGCGGCATTATAAAATGGGTGATGGGGAAAGCAATAGCTGAAAGAGGCGTACATGGAGAAAAACTTGGTTATGTGGGGACCGTCACCGACATCACCGAGCGCAAGAAGATAGAAAATGAGCTTCAGAAAGCATACGATGGATTGGAAGAACGGGTTGCAGAACGGACAGCTCAATTGGTTGCATCAAATGTGCTGCTTAAACAGGAAATCATGAAACGTAAAATCGTTGGAGAAAAACTGAATGAATCCCAGGAACGATTGCGCAATCTCACCAACCATTTACAACAAATCAGAGATCCATGACGAATTAGGGCAGGTTTTAACGGGTTTAAAAATGGATATACGCTGGATAGAAAGACGATTACCGGAAGACGGCACATTGATTGCGGAAAGGCTCAACTCAATATTTATGCTTATTGATAATGCCATCCTTTCCGTGCAAAGACTTTCGATGGCATTGAGACCGCCCGCCCTGGACGATTTTGGTCTGAATGAAGCAATCGAATTGGTGTTAACGGATTTTAAAAAGAGGACAAACATTACATGCGAGTTTATTTCAACGCCGTACCGCACGGCCCTTAACAGGGAAGTTTCTACAGAGGTCTTTCGTATCTTCCAGGAAGCTCTTACCAACATTGCCCGCCATGCCAACGCACAAATTGTTACGATAATCCTGCAGCATACGGGAAATCGACTCACTATGGAAATCAGGGATGACGGGAGAGGCATTACAAAAAAGGAGATCGCAGACCCTTCGTCTATTGGATTGACGGGCATGCATGAACGGGTATATGCCCTGAAGGGAACCCTCGAAATCAACGGCGTTCAGGGAAAAGGAACAACCGTTACCGTAAGTATTCCCCTCCGTGAAAATAAAAAAAACAACACAAAAATAAATCGTCGTCCGAAGAAGACGGCAGGAGAGGTGTAAGCGATGCTCCGCATTATTATTGCCGATGATCACCCGGTCGTGCTCAAAGGTCTCAAAGAGATCATCGAGGAACACTTCGACGATGTGACAATCGATACAAGCTCTAAGGGCTATGAATTGCTGAACAAGATTAACGACAATGATTACGACATTGTTCTCCTTGATATTTCGCTCCCCGATATCAATGGCATGGAAGTCCTCAGAGAAATTAAAAAGAAGAAACGGAAACTCCTTGTTCTTATCCTGAGCATGTATCCTGAAGAGCAGTACGCAGCCCGCGCCTTAAAAGCCGGAGCAAATGGCTATCTTACAAAACGAAGTGCATCGGATGAACTGGTGCTGGCTGTACGGAAAATTCTGTCCGGTAAAAGATATGTAAGCCCTGCCTTTGCCGAAAAGATGATGTTCGATTTCGAGTCAGATACTGAAAAACCTCCCCATGAAAATCTCTCCGATCGTGAGCTTCAAGTGCTGTGCATGATGGGCAAAGGAACGGCGGTGAGGGAAATCGCCGAGAAACTCCATTTGAGCCCAAACACCATAAGAACCTATCGGACTCGCATTTTGGAAAAGATCGGTGTTAAGGGAACCAGCGAGCTGAT
This is a stretch of genomic DNA from Pseudomonadota bacterium. It encodes these proteins:
- a CDS encoding response regulator transcription factor — translated: MLRIIIADDHPVVLKGLKEIIEEHFDDVTIDTSSKGYELLNKINDNDYDIVLLDISLPDINGMEVLREIKKKKRKLLVLILSMYPEEQYAARALKAGANGYLTKRSASDELVLAVRKILSGKRYVSPAFAEKMMFDFESDTEKPPHENLSDRELQVLCMMGKGTAVREIAEKLHLSPNTIRTYRTRILEKIGVKGTSELIHYAITHDLTEE
- a CDS encoding inorganic diphosphatase; this translates as MTEEKNEEVIEVLIEIPKGSRNKYEYDSVRKIIRFDRMLFSSAIYPCDYGFIPNTLSLDGDPLDALVLVWESTFPGCLIEVIPIGVFLMKDEKGPDEKILCVPLKDPFWNYIKTMSEVPPHLLKEIENFFTIYKELENKEVEILGWQDEAAAIKIIKESKDKFKQLF
- a CDS encoding ATP-binding protein — translated: MDIRWIERRLPEDGTLIAERLNSIFMLIDNAILSVQRLSMALRPPALDDFGLNEAIELVLTDFKKRTNITCEFISTPYRTALNREVSTEVFRIFQEALTNIARHANAQIVTIILQHTGNRLTMEIRDDGRGITKKEIADPSSIGLTGMHERVYALKGTLEINGVQGKGTTVTVSIPLRENKKNNTKINRRPKKTAGEV
- a CDS encoding PAS domain S-box protein, with translation MLVTENDPELLILTAMALRRAGHEVLEASTGEECLEKTRANRPDVVMLDVALPDISGIEACRQIKESVGFKDILVILTSDTHISSEHQANGLNIGADGLIVKPISDKELIARVQSMVRIKMAEEAFKASETRYRRLFETAQDGILIINEETGQIDDVNPFLIDMLGYTYEEFMGKKLWEIGAFKNTGASKAALTELQHKGYVRYEDLPLTAKDGREIDVEFVSNVYTVNHQKVIQCNIRDITIKRVAEKELRRSQKLFHTIARVSPVGLFLTDSEGQCVYVNEYWSEITGLSPDETYGEGWAKALFPADKERVLNEWYQAVQRDLPFESEFRFQQQGGIIKWVMGKAIAERGVHGEKLGYVGTVTDITERKKIENELQKAYDGLEERVAERTAQLVASNVLLKQEIMKRKIVGEKLNESQERLRNLTNHLQQIRDP